One genomic segment of Paenibacillus sp. FSL H8-0332 includes these proteins:
- a CDS encoding spore coat associated protein CotJA: MNSQDRVWTPYRGPFDPCPPVPFKTYVVPPNQFVTFQPPNLPQFSLPEALKHGTLWPSLYSPYESKFKGGR, translated from the coding sequence TTGAACTCCCAGGACCGCGTATGGACACCGTACAGGGGACCGTTTGATCCTTGTCCGCCGGTGCCGTTCAAGACGTATGTTGTGCCGCCGAACCAATTCGTCACGTTTCAGCCCCCGAATCTCCCGCAGTTCTCTCTGCCGGAAGCGCTCAAGCATGGAACGTTATGGCCATCGCTATACAGCCCTTATGAATCCAAGTTCAAAGGAGGGAGGTAG
- a CDS encoding manganese catalase family protein: MWIYEKKLQYPVRVGKCDVRMARYLMEQYGGADGELAAALRYMNQRYAIPDKVIGVLTDISTEEFAHLEMIATMIYKLTKDASVQELEAAGLGPNYAQRDHALFYNNSAGVPFTAAYIAAKGDPIADLYEDIAAEEKARATYQWLIDMTDDVDLQDSLKFLREREIIHAIRFKESVQILIEEKDKKRVF; encoded by the coding sequence ATGTGGATCTATGAGAAAAAGCTGCAATACCCGGTGCGTGTCGGCAAATGTGATGTGCGGATGGCCCGCTATCTGATGGAGCAATACGGCGGTGCGGATGGCGAGCTGGCTGCGGCGCTGCGCTATATGAACCAGCGGTATGCTATACCCGATAAGGTCATTGGTGTACTAACGGATATTTCCACTGAGGAATTCGCACACTTAGAAATGATTGCCACCATGATCTACAAGCTGACTAAGGACGCTTCTGTACAGGAGCTGGAAGCCGCAGGCTTAGGCCCGAACTATGCGCAGCGGGATCATGCGCTGTTCTACAACAACTCTGCCGGTGTTCCGTTCACAGCTGCCTACATTGCGGCCAAAGGCGATCCGATCGCTGACCTGTATGAGGATATCGCCGCCGAAGAGAAGGCCCGGGCTACATACCAGTGGCTGATTGACATGACCGACGATGTGGATCTGCAAGACAGCCTTAAGTTCCTGCGCGAGCGGGAGATCATTCATGCGATCCGGTTCAAGGAGTCGGTGCAGATCTTGATTGAGGAGAAGGATAAGAAGCGGGTGTTCTGA
- a CDS encoding Rpn family recombination-promoting nuclease/putative transposase produces the protein MTLPHDEAFKKLLETFFQEFIELFFPELDSMLDYSETRFLMQELLVDIVGEEARELDLLLEIRYKGLDGYILIHLEPQSYRDTKFHERMFIYFSRLFERYRKEHKLIIPIAIFTSDEIREEQDTLEMVIPEHQILRFQFLKVELRKQNWRRFIDSDNAVAAALLAKMGYTTREARDVRREFLRMFMKLKTRLDQGRLALVMSVADLYFQPDRVQDEEIIKELMIQYPEEGEAIMELMPAWKRWGYEEGIAEGIEQGIEKGQAEIIRKLLLHGFTPEDVSKAVELPVDEIKKLM, from the coding sequence ATAACCTTACCGCATGATGAAGCTTTTAAGAAGCTGCTGGAGACGTTCTTTCAGGAATTTATTGAGTTGTTTTTTCCTGAGCTGGATTCTATGCTGGACTACAGTGAAACCCGGTTTCTGATGCAGGAATTGCTCGTGGATATTGTTGGCGAGGAAGCGCGGGAGCTGGATCTCCTGCTGGAAATCCGGTACAAAGGACTGGACGGTTATATTTTGATTCATCTGGAGCCGCAGTCGTATCGGGACACAAAGTTTCACGAACGGATGTTTATTTACTTCAGCCGTCTATTTGAGCGCTACCGTAAAGAGCATAAGCTGATTATTCCGATTGCGATCTTCACTTCAGATGAGATCAGAGAAGAGCAGGACACCTTGGAGATGGTTATCCCTGAGCATCAGATCCTGCGCTTTCAGTTTCTCAAGGTAGAATTGCGTAAACAGAACTGGCGAAGATTTATTGATTCAGACAATGCAGTAGCTGCTGCGTTACTAGCCAAGATGGGGTATACTACAAGAGAAGCAAGAGATGTGCGCCGGGAGTTCCTGCGTATGTTCATGAAGCTGAAGACACGGCTCGATCAAGGACGGCTGGCACTTGTGATGTCAGTGGCGGATTTATATTTCCAGCCGGACCGGGTCCAGGATGAAGAGATTATAAAAGAATTGATGATACAATACCCGGAGGAGGGTGAAGCGATTATGGAACTCATGCCAGCCTGGAAGCGTTGGGGATACGAAGAAGGTATAGCTGAAGGAATCGAACAAGGAATAGAAAAGGGCCAAGCCGAGATTATCCGTAAGTTACTGCTTCATGGATTTACTCCGGAAGATGTGTCCAAAGCCGTAGAGTTACCGGTAGACGAGATTAAGAAGCTGATGTAA
- a CDS encoding hemolysin family protein: MIVHTEFDIGRLVLNLLLVLVLVLLNGIFVAAEFSLVKVRQSRLTQLVSEGNKMAGYALKVNKRLDSYLSATQFGITLASLGLGWVGEPAISELLVEPLMYQLGVTDQTLISTVSVIIGFSIITFLHIVLGELAPKSLAIQKTEGSALLLSAPLMFFYNLFLPFIWVLNASANALLRLFGVEPASEAEAAHSEEEIRILMNQSAKSGVIDQDEMKLMDNIFEFSDLLAREVMLPRTDMDVLYSNLSLEENMRIITETKHSRYPVALEDKDRIIGFIHITDLLFAPPEQQNDLTSLVRPILNVPESMEISHALRLMQKNKAQLTLVVDEYGGTAGLLTAEEILEEIVGDLHDEFEDERPSVERNGDYISVEGRLLIEDVNDLTGVVIEDDEVDSIGGWLFKELEGNPSKGKKVVVGDVTFEVEESTRLRITRINIHREPAPEPEEDAEGGEEEKE; the protein is encoded by the coding sequence ATTATAGTGCATACGGAATTTGACATAGGAAGATTAGTGCTTAATCTTTTGCTCGTTCTGGTGCTCGTATTATTAAATGGGATCTTCGTTGCGGCGGAGTTCTCGCTGGTCAAGGTCAGACAGTCTCGTCTGACCCAACTCGTCAGCGAAGGTAACAAAATGGCCGGATATGCATTGAAGGTCAACAAACGGCTGGATTCGTATCTGTCAGCTACCCAGTTCGGGATTACACTCGCCTCGCTTGGACTCGGCTGGGTCGGAGAGCCGGCCATTTCTGAGCTGCTTGTGGAACCTCTGATGTACCAGCTAGGCGTTACAGATCAGACGTTAATCTCTACGGTATCTGTGATCATTGGTTTTTCCATTATTACCTTTTTACATATTGTGCTGGGGGAGCTCGCACCGAAATCTCTGGCTATCCAAAAAACAGAAGGCTCGGCACTGCTGCTGTCCGCTCCGCTGATGTTCTTCTATAATCTGTTTCTGCCCTTCATCTGGGTGCTGAATGCGTCAGCGAACGCTCTGCTGAGACTATTCGGCGTGGAGCCGGCCAGTGAAGCTGAGGCTGCCCATTCGGAGGAGGAAATTCGCATTCTGATGAATCAGAGCGCGAAGAGCGGGGTCATTGATCAGGATGAGATGAAGCTGATGGATAACATCTTCGAATTCTCGGACCTGCTGGCCCGTGAGGTGATGCTGCCGCGTACCGATATGGATGTACTGTACAGCAATCTTTCGCTGGAAGAGAATATGCGGATTATCACGGAAACGAAGCATTCGCGTTATCCGGTGGCCTTAGAAGATAAGGACCGGATTATCGGCTTCATCCATATCACAGATCTGCTGTTCGCCCCGCCAGAGCAGCAGAATGATCTGACTTCTCTGGTCCGGCCGATTCTGAACGTGCCGGAATCGATGGAGATCAGCCATGCGCTGCGGCTGATGCAGAAGAATAAGGCCCAGCTGACGCTGGTCGTAGATGAGTACGGCGGAACTGCGGGGCTGCTGACCGCTGAAGAGATTCTGGAAGAGATCGTCGGCGATCTGCATGACGAGTTCGAGGATGAACGCCCCAGCGTGGAGCGTAACGGGGATTACATCTCCGTGGAAGGCCGGCTGCTGATTGAAGACGTCAACGATCTCACAGGCGTCGTGATTGAGGATGACGAGGTGGATTCCATCGGCGGGTGGCTGTTCAAGGAGCTGGAAGGCAACCCGTCCAAGGGTAAAAAAGTAGTGGTTGGCGATGTCACCTTCGAGGTGGAGGAGTCCACCCGGCTGCGGATCACCCGGATCAACATCCACCGCGAGCCCGCGCCTGAGCCTGAAGAGGATGCGGAAGGCGGAGAAGAGGAGAAGGAGTAA
- a CDS encoding spore coat protein CotJB: MEANPCEPRYYEMLEQLQVLDFALVELNLFLDTHPQDVKAIEQFNQLTYERTKLANQFQELYGPLQNFGRAYSKAPWQWSESPWPWQV, from the coding sequence ATGGAAGCTAATCCTTGCGAGCCCCGCTATTACGAGATGCTGGAGCAGCTGCAGGTGCTTGATTTTGCACTGGTAGAGCTGAATCTGTTCCTGGACACTCATCCGCAGGATGTCAAGGCAATCGAGCAGTTCAATCAGCTGACGTATGAGCGCACCAAGTTGGCGAACCAGTTCCAGGAGCTGTACGGACCTCTGCAGAATTTCGGCCGCGCCTATTCCAAGGCTCCATGGCAATGGAGCGAGAGTCCCTGGCCTTGGCAAGTCTAA